A single window of Debaryomyces hansenii CBS767 chromosome F complete sequence DNA harbors:
- a CDS encoding DEHA2F07018p (weakly similar to uniprot|Q08622 Saccharomyces cerevisiae YOR205C FMP38 The authentic non-tagged protein was localized to the mitochondria): MLGRIRPFVRYSVFRAGTYRTLFTSPYRMQISLIYNLFATCNSCGIKLQNENPSKPGFYRPPSARPKLVKPEDESFNRLMDGLSVEDRKLLLNSSDATLPQPVTASTAAATTTNTKKEGDIQCIRCREAMYKSNFSWDELPVESIDKIMSTIPPDGNVVYIVNAVDFPLSLNRSIFKYRNPSQITFLVTKCDLLFPSAQLSNRYGATFFKDYLSRTHGADPEKVFVTSGMIDWNMKDIIKALPDNSYMVGGVNSGKSTVIKSLLYTMEKSKPNYLSSKQQTKLEKQQDRMINSNAVNRHQHTKSQRKVEQKFKMTYGPGTSYMPGFTRGHIVHDIDGKTIVDVPGFSANESHGIYGYLDPSTIKTLSKGVKVHKRGMYDSLYESVRNGQVLTIGGLFYLATPQNAVYQIKNCINHKFHVFNSMDKAISILQTIEKNKALENVFLVNKQSLDKLQKFIIPPFYGSIDLVIKNLGHLNITPTGKKIDNEPLVIYLPEGVEAIIRQPLTRYITRSLAGRDKNGNPLRKELWKSKSVTHLQRFNGTTPFASLLIPSTGSDNLQCISEYNSKLNDTPITYDNNTHLDESNKYKYWVNI, from the coding sequence ATGTTAGGTCGTATTAGACCGTTCGTACGGTATAGTGTATTTCGTGCTGGCACGTATCGAACCCTTTTCACGTCGCCCTACCGGATGCAAATCTCGTTGATCTACAATTTATTTGCTACTTGTAATTCGTGCGGAATCAAACTTCAAAATGAAAACCCTCTGAAGCCAGGTTTCTACAGACCGCCTTCAGCAAGGCCCAAACTAGTCAAGCCCGAAGACGAATCGTTCAATCGGCTCATGGACGGTTTGCTGGTGGAAGATCGCAAATTATTGTTGAACTCAAGCGATGCTACTCTTCCCCAACCTGTTACTGCGTCTACAGCGGCGGCAACAACTACCAACACCAAGAAAGAGGGCGACATACAGTGTATTAGATGTCGTGAAGCTATGTATAAATCGAATTTTTCGTGGGACGAATTGCCAGTGGAATCaatagataaaattatgTCAACCATTCCTCCAGACGGAAATGTTGTCTATATTGTTAATGCGGTTGACTTTCCGCTCTCTCTAAACAGACTGATCTTTAAGTACCGCAATCCGTCACAGATTACCTTCTTGGTAACGAAATGTGACTTATTGTTTCCTTCAGCTCAACTTAGTAACAGGTACGGTGCAACTTTTTTCAAAGACTATTTATCAAGAACACATGGTGCCGACCCAGAAAAGGTATTTGTAACTAGTGGCATGATAGATTGGAACATGAAGGATATCATTAAGGCTTTGCCAGATAATAGTTATATGGTCGGGGGTGTTAACAGTGGCAAATCAACAGTTATAAAATCCTTGCTATACACAATGGAAAAATCGAAACCGAACTACCTCAGTTCAAAACAGCAAACTAAACTAGAAAAACAGCAAGATAGAATGATTAACTCAAATGCGGTCAATAGGCATCAACACACTAAGTCGCAGAGAAAGGTTGAACAAAAGTTTAAAATGACCTACGGCCCAGGAACATCATATATGCCTGGTTTTACTCGAGGACATATTGTACATGACATTGACGGTAAGACGATAGTTGACGTTCCTGGTTTTTCTGCCAATGAATCCCATGGTATCTACGGTTACCTTGATCCTTCCACAATCAAAACATTATCAAAAGGAGTCAAAGTACATAAAAGAGGGATGTATGACTCCCTTTACGAATCCGTCAGAAATGGGCAGGTTCTTACTATCGGAGGCTTATTTTATCTCGCTACGCCGCAAAATGCTGTTtaccaaataaaaaattgcaTCAACCATAAATTCCATGTATTCAACAGCATGGATAAAGCTATTTCTATCTTGCAAACCATCGAAAAGAATAAGGCGTTGGAAAATGTTTTTCTCGTGAATAAGCAATCTCTTGATAAACTCCAAAAGTTTATCATCCCTCCTTTCTACGGTAGTATCGATCTTGTTATTAAAAACTTAGGCCATTTAAACATCACTCCTACtggaaaaaaaattgacaaTGAGCCGTTGGTTATATATTTACCTGAAGGGGTGGAAGCGATCATTAGACAACCATTGACGAGATATATCACAAGATCTTTAGCAGGTAGAGATAAAAATGGTAATCCATTGCGTAAAGAATTATGGAAATCTAAGAGTGTTACCCATTTGCAGAGGTTTAATGGCACAACACCATTTGCAAGTTTATTAATCCCTTCTACAGGCTCGGATAATCTTCAGTGTATATCAGAGtataattctaaattaaACGATACACCAATAACTTATGATAACAATACCCATCTTGATGAATCTAATAAGTACAAATACTGGGTTAATATATAG
- a CDS encoding DEHA2F07106p (no similarity), with protein MSTNKSNKEASEQNSIPQSTAETNSQSDVESTSADNGAPSTEQQQSIMNLFRNALNPNGENPQVDEYLTSTFGYLQNVFNKMQTAEDKDATAEEIAQDLTDRFDKWISERENKKKDSDKKEESDKQEESEKEGTEPLKIEEVD; from the coding sequence ATGTCTACTAATAAGTCAAATAAAGAAGCGTCTGAACAGAATAGCATACCACAATCCACTGCAGAAACGAATTCACAATCCGACGTGGAATCAACCTCAGCTGACAATGGTGCTCCTCTGACGGAACAGCAACAATCTATCATGAATTTATTTAGGAACGCTTTAAATCCTAATGGCGAAAACCCCCAAGTTGATGAATATCTTACAAGCACATTCGGCTATTTGCAaaatgtattcaataagATGCAGACGGCTGAAGACAAGGATGCTACGGCGGAAGAAATTGCGCAAGATTTAACTGATAGATTTGATAAGTGGATTTCTGAGAGagagaacaagaaaaaggATTCTGATAAGAAGGAAGAATCAgataaacaagaagaatcaGAAAAAGAAGGTACGGAACCTTTAAAGATAGAAGAAGTAGATTAG
- a CDS encoding DEHA2F07062p (weakly similar to uniprot|P25616 Saccharomyces cerevisiae YCR015C Hypothetical ORF), which yields MNKLTNSLKALKPKSTPKLFVIDWDETITNEDTIKLVAQAAYNKKLEYEPKFDHFTDIYLKAFNEYNQDFTSKYGERDTIEKEIKFQTGMQNVEMKSINEIKRLRLFEGIAEDEFQAQANHVTLKPHFTDFLGKCQELKIPVIILSVNWTKLIMEAVLQKIGFKENENLKIMVNELEFVNGISTGNFNESISIRTGLDKLNIVNSLIKQYGKTCYIGDSMTDLLSLIDSDIGIAIEEGSVIESVKKLNFPIKNLSEAEELHKEEVYVGNWSQVINLLNKH from the coding sequence ATGAACAAATTAACTAATTCCTTAAAGGCCTTAAAGCCCAAGTCAACCCCAAAACTTTTCGTTATTGACTGGGATGAAACCATAACCAATGAGGATACTATCAAGCTCGTAGCTCAAGCAGCGTACAACAAAAAGCTAGAATACGAACCAAAGTTCGACCATTTCACGGACATCTATTTGAAAGCTTTCAATGAGTATAATCAAGACTTCACTAGCAAATATGGAGAAAGAGATACCATTGAAAAGGAAATCAAATTTCAGACCGGGATGCAAAATGTGgaaatgaaatcaattaatgaaattaagaGATTGAGGTTATTCGAAGGGATTGCAGAAGACGAATTCCAAGCCCAGGCAAACCATGTTACACTCAAGCCTCATTTCACTGATTTTTTGGGCAAGTGCcaggaattgaaaatcCCGGTGATTATATTGAGTGTCAATTGGACTAAATTAATCATGGAAGCAGTCCTCCAAAAAATCGGGttcaaagaaaatgaaaatctAAAAATCATGGTTAATGAATTAGAGTTTGTCAATGGAATCTCTACTGGTAACTTTAACGAATCGATATCGATCAGAACAGGTCTTGACAAGTTGAATATCGTTAATAGTTTAATCAAGCAATACGGCAAAACGTGCTATATAGGTGATAGTATGACTGATTTACTATCTTTGATTGATAGTGACATCGGTATTGCCATTGAAGAAGGGTCAGTTATTGAATCGGTCAAAAAGTTAAACTTCCCAATCAAAAATCTAAGTGAAGCTGAAGAATTACATAAGGAAGAAGTATACGTTGGCAATTGGTCGCAAGTTATAAACCTATTGAATAAGcattaa
- a CDS encoding DEHA2F07128p (similar to uniprot|O74916 Schizosaccharomyces pombe SPCC757 SPCC757.05c protein) has protein sequence MVADTERSSHEDLEDFKVGELSLLSLHKSLVDTPSVSKSELKISQLLKDSLEKAGLTVELQMVGSGPQRYNVYAYIGKTRDTKVLVTSHIDTVPPFLPYHVDGTKIYGRGSCDAKGSVATQIMSYLSLFKSGDLKEGDAALLFVVDEESSGLGMRNVSKSLNASWESGIFGEPTGLKLGVGHKGIYTFDIEVDGKASHSGYPELGISATEILIPVLDKLLKMKLPESKLLGPSTLNIGMINAGVAPNVLPENATSSLSIRVADNLPKVREIVSETIGNVEHLTLKPEVQVDAQYLDYKVPGFDSVILAYSTDIPRLTVKLKHRFLYGPGSIHVAHAANEYIENSDLISAIDGYQKLIKHALQN, from the coding sequence ATGGTTGCAGATACAGAGCGTAGCTCAcatgaagatttggaagatTTCAAAGTTGGCGAATTGTCCTTATTATCATTGCACAAATCGTTGGTTGATACCCCATCTGTAAGTAAAAGTGAATTGAAGATCTCCCAACTATTGAAAGATTCCTTGGAGAAAGCTGGCCTTACAGTTGAATTACAGATGGTGGGGTCAGGTCCGCAGAGATACAATGTGTATGCTTATATTGGAAAAACCAGAGACACTAAAGTTTTAGTTACGTCTCATATAGATACTGTACCACCTTTCCTTCCATATCATGTAGACGGTACCAAGATTTATGGCAGAGGATCCTGTGACGCAAAAGGTTCAGTGGCTACTCAAATCATGTCTTATCTTTCGCTCTTTAAATCTGGGGATTTGAAGGAGGGCGATGCCGCACTATTGTTTGTCGTAGATGAAGAATCCAGTGGATTAGGAATGAGAAACGTCAGTAAGTCACTAAATGCTTCTTGGGAGTCTGGTATATTTGGTGAACCGACCGGATTAAAATTAGGTGTTGGTCATAAAGGCATCTATACTTTTGACATCGAAGTTGATGGTAAAGCTTCCCATAGTGGTTACCCAGAATTAGGAATATCAGCTACCGAAATATTAATCCCAGTATTGGACAAATTGCTCAAGATGAAATTACCAGaatctaaattattagGCCCATCAACGTTGAATATTGGTATGATCAACGCGGGCGTCGCTCCGAACGTCTTGCCAGAAAATGCTACGTCTAGTCTCTCGATTAGGGTGGCAGATAATTTACCTAAAGTTCGTGAAATTGTACTGGAAACAATTGGAAATGTTGAACATTTGACTCTAAAGCCTGAAGTTCAAGTCGACGCTCAATACTTGGATTATAAAGTCCCTGGCTTTGATTCAGTCATTTTAGCTTATTCCACAGATATACCAAGATTAACCGTCAAGTTGAAACACAGATTTTTATACGGTCCTGGAAGTATTCATGTTGCTCACGCTGCcaatgaatatattgaGAACTCAGACCTTATCCTGGCTATCGACGGATATCAGAAGCTTATTAAACATGCtttacaaaattaa
- a CDS encoding DEHA2F06996p (weakly similar to CA4360|IPF6050 Candida albicans IPF6050 unknown function) has protein sequence MLRSQSISNLNEQRKSKMGFLSSLRSRKSSSNDLHSKLISEPSNMQKNKPRPLSSSVSSINLNQKFHEPTDHSSYSSNVSRQRQGSISTEDKENVSSIPRLKSRRNLQNTTESRTLKTRSSAPNLNKSKRTSMFTNSVTATPVINIFPDSNDNIIDESSVETPELISPETITDMNDSLYASPIHLELIDDEFSDEDLQSRKLHRTTNLTNINDFIRLIDDGEKYQSGNYLPINNRKSLDFEKFERNKIRKSLQTNLDKECSTNFISSLNLVENAVFLSIEKYQNSQNDFVNFLEDDDYINAIKNDPYDNESDEYYLNF, from the coding sequence ATGCTTAGAAGTCAAAGCATATCCAATTTGAATGaacaaagaaaatcaaaaatggGCTTTCTAAGCTCATTaagatcaagaaaatcatcGTCGAATGACTTACATTCAAAGTTAATATCAGAACCGTCCAATATGCAAAAGAATAAACCACGACCATTATCACTGTCAGTATCATCTATAAACTTGAATCAGAAGTTTCATGAACCTACGGATCATAGTTCCTATAGCTCTAATGTCTCAAGACAACGTCAGGGTTCCATATCAACAGAAGATAAGGAAAACGTAAGCAGTATACCTAGACTTAAAAGTCGTCgaaatttgcaaaatacTACAGAAAGCAGGACATTGAAAACGAGATCTAGTGCCCCAAACTTGAACAAAAGTAAACGTACTTCCATGTTTACAAACTCAGTTACTGCTACCCCTGTGATTAACATTTTCCCTGATTCAAATGACAACATAATTGATGAAAGCTCTGTCGAAACTCCTGAGCTCATATCGCCTGAAACAATAACTGATATGAATGACTCATTGTATGCGTCCCCAATACATCTTGAATTAATAGATGACGAATTTAGTGACGAAGATTTGCAATCAAGAAAGCTCCACAGGACAACAAATTTAACAAAcataaatgattttattagGTTAATAGATGATGGGGAAAAGTATCAATCAGGAAATTACCTACCTATAAACAATCGAAAATCGTTGGATTTCGAAAAATTCgaaagaaacaaaataagGAAATCATTACAGACTAACCTAGATAAGGAATGTTCTACGAACTTTATATCGAGTCTCAACCTTGTGGAGAATGCCGTATTTTTGAGTATTGAAAAGTATCAGAACTCGCAAAATGACTTCGTAAACTTTTTGGAAGATGACGATTACATCAATGCAATCAAGAATGACCCttatgataatgaatcCGACGAATACTACTTGAACTTTTAA
- a CDS encoding DEHA2F07150p (weakly similar to uniprot|P25617 Saccharomyces cerevisiae YCR016W Hypothetical ORF), with protein MSQNIPAWKKIGLKIKDDVQDDPIALTTHIEDVKVTNKQAKKLNKQKRKLEESNNDDKREPKRVKLPKSERAPPPEKDQLAYLRQYENDKLNWKFSKQKQNWILKNIKNIPKDYEAALQSYLEGLQGGSRKRVVDDLMEVIKKWNKAAEEAEARVEREIQRQLSGETTKDDDEDEEKNEDKKAKRQTSESEETVPDYDYAKRCGVLVKILNDEDIELKGIAITDDDIKIGGIGEDSEQSTEVTEEIKQTDGEEEEGNKESDNVQDNLTIDEVEVSGLSKSDGHIDRIERNKEKSNDISREKESHETTSEEPASEQELQAKEEKKDKSKKKNKDKVKDSSEGKITKSKKDKKEKKKDKKKKNKD; from the coding sequence ATGAGTCAGAATATTCCAGCGTGGAAGAAAATTGGTTTGAAGATCAAGGACGATGTGCAAGATGATCCAATAGCTTTGACAACACATATAGAAGATGTCAAGGTAACGAACAAACAAGCTAAAAAGCTCAATAAACAGAAAAGAAAGTTAGAAGAATCAAACAATGATGACAAAAGAGAACCTAAAAGAGTTAAGCTACCTAAGTCCGAAAGAGCTCCTCCACCAGAAAAGGATCAATTGGCCTATTTGCGTCAATATGAGAATGATAAGTTGAATTGGAAGTTCAGTAAACAGAAACAAAATTGGATATTAAAGAACATTAAGAACATACCGAAAGATTACGAAGCTGCATTACAGTCCTACCTTGAGGGCTTGCAAGGAGGATCCAGGAAAAGGGTGGTGGACGACTTGATGGAGGTTATCAAGAAGTGGAACAAAGCAGCAGAAGAAGCGGAAGCAAGAGTCGAGAGAGAAATACAAAGACAACTCAGCGGCGAGACAACcaaagatgatgatgaggatgaagaaaaaaatgaGGATAAAAAGGCTAAGCGTCAAACATCTGAATCAGAAGAGACAGTCCCAGACTATGATTATGCGAAGAGATGCGGTGTACTTGTTAAAATTCTTaacgatgaagatataGAGTTGAAAGGTATCGCGATAACTGATGACGATATTAAAATTGGTGGAATCGGCGAAGATAGCGAACAGCTGACTGAAGTAACCGAAGAAATTAAACAAACCGACGGcgaggaagaagaaggcaATAAAGAAAGTGACAATGTCCAAGATAACCTTACGATCGATGAAGTAGAAGTCTCGGGTTTGTCAAAAAGTGATGGCCACATTGATCGTATAGAACgtaacaaagaaaaatccAATGATATCTCAAGAGAGAAAGAATCTCATGAAACCACATCAGAAGAACCTGCATCAGAACAAGAATTACAAgcaaaagaagagaagaaagataaatctaaaaagaaaaataagGATAAAGTTAAGGATCTGTCTGAGGGTAAGATAACTAAGAGTAAAAAAGAtaagaaagagaagaagaaggataagaagaagaagaataaagaTTGA
- a CDS encoding DEHA2F06930p (similar to uniprot|P32891 Saccharomyces cerevisiae YDL174C DLD1 D-lactate dehydrogenase oxidizes D-lactate to pyruvate transcription is heme-dependent repressed by glucose and derepressed in ethanol or lactate): MFTTRLALSHRSVLRKSIPTISRRFNSNRASNKRSNLVNGIFGSIIIGSIGIAYKYGQDSIRHSPPSDVFPLESTTKLENISPPKYCSENELLQAVKELKELLGDENVFNSKVELEHHTKNEFTHHLPREHEKPRYVIYPLSTEDVSESMKILFKYNVPVVPFSAGTSLEGHFFSTRQGISMNTSRMDKILRVHHDDLDAVVQAGVNWQKLNEELAPHNLMFGTDCGPNGLISGMINTNASGINASRYGAMISNVISITVVLADGTIVKTKQRPRKSSAGYNLTGLFIGSEGTLGIVTEATVKLHVKPHFETVVVGQFPSILDSTNTVAQIYRAGIQPNAIELLDKEMMHCINYSGYFTRHWLECPTIFFKIGGINETVVTEYVNKLKQISMQNNCEEFIFAQNEEEQEELFSARKNAFYAILNYGRNEIDEDVRLWVTDIAVPLSKLSPVLTKVDELIKKSGLRSVILGHVGDANFHADVFYKPDEKKKCETLIHEMMLLGLENEGTSSGEHGIGNGKRKYLELELGIDAVDLMRRLKFSLDPKRLLNPDKIFKIDPTDDREY, from the coding sequence ATGTTTACTACTCGACTAGCATTATCACATAGAAGTGTATTAAGAAAGAGTATACCGACAATATCCAGAAGGTTTAATAGTAATAGGGCCAGCAATAAAAGATCAAACCTTGTTAATGGTATCTTCGGTTCCATTATAATTGGTAGTATTGGTATAGCATACAAATATGGGCAAGATTCTATTAGACATAGTCCACCATCAGACGTTTTCCCATTAGAATCTACTACGAAGttagaaaatatttcaccACCGAAATATTGTTCCGAAAATGAGTTATTGCAAGCTGtcaaagaattgaaagaacTTTTGGGAGACGAAAATGTATTTAATTCCAAAGTAGAACTCGAACACCATACAAAGAACGAATTTACGCATCATTTACCAAGGGAACATGAGAAGCCAAGATATGTTATTTATCCATTGTCCACTGAGGATGTGTCAGAATCTATGAAGATTCTCTTCAAGTATAACGTGCCAGTGGTACCCTTCAGTGCAGGCACTTCATTGGAAGGccattttttttcaaccCGACAAGGTATCTCAATGAATACTTCAAGAATGGACAAAATTCTAAGGGTTCATCACGATGATTTAGATGCTGTTGTTCAAGCAGGTGTAAACTGGCAAAAGCTAAACGAAGAACTAGCACCTCATAATTTGATGTTTGGAACGGATTGTGGGCCCAATGGCTTGATATCTGGAATGATTAATACAAATGCTTCAGGCATAAATGCTTCGAGATATGGTGCTATGATAAGTAATGTTATTTCCATTACTGTGGTGCTTGCCGACGGAACCATTGTGAAGACCAAACAAAGACCCCGTAAATCAAGTGCTGGATATAATTTGACAGGGTTATTTATCGGTAGTGAAGGCACATTAGGAATAGTGACCGAGGCAACTGTGAAGTTACATGTCAAGCCTCACTTCGAAACCGTTGTTGTAGGCCAGTTTCCATCTATTTTGGATTCAACCAATACAGTGGCCCAAATCTACAGAGCAGGTATCCAGCCAAACGCAATAGAATTGCTAGACAAGGAAATGATGCATTGTATTAACTATAGCGGTTATTTTACTCGCCATTGGCTAGAGTGCCCGacaatcttcttcaaaattggtGGCATCAATGAAACTGTTGTGACCGAATATGTCAACAAGCTAAAGCAAATCTCGATGCAAAACAACTGCGAGGAGTTCATATTCGCCCAGAATGAAGAGGAACAAGAAGAGCTCTTCTCAGCCCGCAAAAACGCATTCTACGCCATTTTAAACTACGGCAGAAACGAAATAGATGAAGATGTCAGGCTTTGGGTCACAGACATCGCCGTTCCATTATCCAAACTATCTCCCGTGCTAACAAAGGTAGATGAACTCATAAAAAAGTCGGGATTGCGAAGTGTTATTCTCGGTCATGTTGGAGATGCAAATTTCCATGCTGATGTCTTCTACAAACCAGacgaaaagaaaaaatgcGAGACCCTTATACACGAAATGATGCTATTGGgattagaaaatgaaggTACTTCTAGCGGTGAACATGGAATAGGTAACGGCAAACGGAAATACCTCGAATTAGAATTGGGAATCGATGCGGTGGATTTAATGAGaagattgaaattttctttggatCCAAAGAGATTATTAAACCCTGACAAGATATTTAAGATTGATCCAACAGATGATAGAGAATACTAA
- a CDS encoding DEHA2F07040p (weakly similar to uniprot|P14922 Saccharomyces cerevisiae YBR112C CYC8 General transcriptional co-repressor acts together with Tup1p), whose amino-acid sequence MSNMKRTCGFGDVEDGRYRDSAIETWVAVGDCSLALGMMKAAKHSFEYAMKHDPSNSRALVGLAYSLRMKDGKVKDGQQTKNGSGSQEAADRLTMALEKYPHVTHTGEVMQELGECYFSMGMVEQAHSAVQRGLQADESHTGLWLLNGKVLHRAGRNAQAVDGLRRCLSLLPRSLETCTRDEINVARLAHAELAAIATTEGNSEGAVAELVAALSLPPPSLDKVDEHIALWCGLATARERANDLVGALQTCDEAERVVGNSPRILLTHAYLLLSTDDRYAHTAIDLLEMLVKSEGEHAQANDDGDFLPWYLTGKAYSKLDSPRAAYDSYQVAFRRAPKSPIPWLAIGKLYLQLNQLPDTLAAYSQALRLQVDEKSPATATAWDGLSCVYERSNGQLMDAADACNRAATCFKLMGDADSAQFFENRTRQLQMAASREGPVPPLRDAPDVPNSLLRELVVLLPSERIAFVQGTETSYTHQPPQQNVNSPPAQRQRSQTPTNGSVQTPQPRPSQPVVPQHYQVQQPYKQLHDNSPRQNLAPPHQMWSPNQQQHQQRQYTPNIPPPAMANPNQYPHYFYQQPPSNGLPPGAMPAHNQQVLQRSPLNNPQMIRNDLQQPMGPNMVPGPPPPPPPPGYAYGQYMPMQGAMNFPSPANNWSK is encoded by the coding sequence ATGAGCAATATGAAGCGAACATGTGGATTTGGCGATGTGGAAGACGGTAGATATCGAGATAGCGCCATAGAGACTTGGGTTGCGGTGGGCGATTGTTCGCTCGCGCTAGGGATGATGAAGGCGGCTAAACATAGTTTTGAATACGCCATGAAGCACGACCCACTGAACAGCCGGGCGCTAGTGGGTTTGGCATACTCGTTGCGAATGAAGGACGGGAAGGTGAAAGATGGCCAACAAACCAAAAATGGATCAGGGAGCCAGGAGGCGGCAGATAGATTGACCATGGCACTAGAGAAATATCCGCATGTTACCCATACGGGGGAAGTGATGCAGGAGTTGGGAGAGTGCTATTTTTCTATGGGCATGGTGGAACAGGCACATCTGGCAGTACAACGAGGCCTCCAGGCGGACGAATCCCACACTGGGTTGTGGTTGCTTAATGGAAAAGTTTTGCACCGGGCTGGTCGGAACGCCCAGGCAGTAGATGGGTTGAGACGGTGCTTGAGTCTTTTGCCCCGGTCTTTGGAGACATGCACTCGAGATGAAATCAATGTAGCCCGATTGGCGCACGCAGAGTTGGCAGCGATTGCAACCACAGAGGGTAACAGCGAGGGGGCGGTGGCCGAGTTGGTAGCTGCATTGTCGTTACCACCACCGCTGTTGGATAAGGTGGACGAGCATATAGCATTGTGGTGTGGATTGGCTACCGCCAGGGAGCGGGCCAACGACTTGGTTGGTGCATTGCAGACGTGCGACGAAGCAGAAAGGGTGGTGGGAAACTCACCTAGAATATTGTTGACCCATGCCTACTTGTTACTCAGCACTGACGACCGCTATGCGCACACTGCTATCGACTTGTTGGAAATGCTTGTCAAATCGGAGGGTGAACACGCCCAGGCCAACGACGACGGCGATTTTTTACCATGGTATCTAACGGGTAAAGCATATTCTAAATTGGACTCGCCTCGGGCGGCGTACGATTCGTACCAAGTAGCATTTAGACGGGCCCCCAAGTCCCCTATACCATGGTTGGCGATCGGCAAATTGTATTTGCAGTTGAATCAATTGCCAGACACGCTAGCGGCTTATTCACAGGCATTAAGGTTGCAGGTCGACGAAAAATCGCCTGCCACCGCCACGGCATGGGATGGTCTCAGTTGTGTTTACGAGAGATCCAATGGCCAGTTAATGGATGCAGCAGATGCTTGCAACCGTGCTGCAACTTGTTTCAAGCTTATGGGTGACGCTGATAGTGCCCAGTTCTTTGAAAACAGAACCAGGCAGTTACAAATGGCAGCAAGCAGAGAGGGCCCGGTGCCTCCATTACGAGATGCTCCCGACGTACCAAATTCACTCTTACGAGAACTTGTTGTGTTGTTACCTTCTGAAAGAATTGCATTTGTTCAGGGCACTGAAACGTCATATACTCATCAACCACCCCAGCAAAATGTCAATTCTCCTCCTGCTCAACGGCAAAGACTGCAAACCCCTACAAATGGTTCTGTACAAACACCGCAACCGCGTCCACTGCAACCAGTAGTACCACAACATTATCAAGTACAACAACCCTATAAGCAGTTGCATGACAATTCCCCAAGACAAAATTTAGCACCACCCCATCAAATGTGGTCTCCAAATCAACAGCAGCATCAGCAGAGACAGTATACTCCTAATATTCCACCACCTGCTATGGCTaatccaaatcaatatcCGCATTACTTTTATCAGCAACCCCCTTCAAATGGACTTCCTCCCGGTGCAATGCCAGCTCATAACCAACAGGTCTTGCAAAGGTCACCGTTGAACAATCCTCAGATGATCCGCAATGATCTTCAACAACCAATGGGCCCTAATATGGTGCCAGGCCCACCGCCACCGCCACCACCTCCGGGTTATGCATATGGCCAATATATGCCAATGCAAGGAGCTATGAATTTCCCATCCCCAGCAAATAACTGGAGTAaatga
- a CDS encoding DEHA2F07084p (no similarity), whose product MSKQGNQELPPLGELGNIAREASDQNIDPKTPLKDAENKVREESEGSAKFENQKAPGKFEGEHNKGKFEEGKNPDTSGKFEGKFESKDKGDLGKFESKDKDSLGKFESADKKDLGKFEGKFESNEKDRLGKFEGSFEQK is encoded by the coding sequence ATGAGCAAACAAGGAAACCAAGAATTACCACCATTGGGTGAATTAGGCAATATTGCCAGAGAAGCATCtgatcaaaatattgatccAAAAACACCTCTCAAGGACGCAGAAAACAAGGTTCGTGAAGAATCCGAAGGATCGGCCAAATTCGAAAATCAGAAGGCACCAGGGAAATTTGAAGGAGAACATAACAAAGGAAAGTTTGAAGAGGGAAAGAATCCTGATACAAGCGGAAAGTTTGAGGGAAAATTTGAATCGAAAGACAAGGGGGACTTGGGCAAGTTCGAATCTAAGGATAAAGACAGCTTAggaaaatttgaatcagCCGATAAAAAGGACTTGGGAAAATTCGAAGGTAAATTTGAATCGAACGAAAAGGACAGGCTAGGCAAGTTTGAAGGTAGCTTTGAACAGAAATAG